In Ailuropoda melanoleuca isolate Jingjing chromosome 7, ASM200744v2, whole genome shotgun sequence, one genomic interval encodes:
- the LOC100483309 gene encoding olfactory receptor 1L6-like — translation MSRGNQSHITEFLLLGLTSDPKEQGWLFASFLVMYLVNVAGNSLIIAAIWGDAHLHTPMYFFLSNLSFVDICFTNVIVPRMLANMLSKNKKVPFAQCLTQMYFFVTCAITDSFLLAAMAIDRYMAICNPLHYTTTMSPRRCLLLVMASWVLSHLHSLTHTILMARLTFCGPNVIHHFFCDVQPLLTLSCSDTSINELLAFTEGSFVIMSPFILIIVSYVFITRAVLRVPSRGGRYKVFSTCGSHLTVVALFYGTAISVYIRPSSTYSVTKDRVVTVIYTVVIPMLNPFIYSLRNKDMKRALGKLTRRKE, via the coding sequence ATGTCAAGGGGAAACCAGAGTCACATCACTGAATTCCTCCTCCTGGGACTGACCAGTGACCCCAAAGAGCAGGGGTGGCTCTTTGCCAGCTTCCTCGTCATGTATCTGGTCAACGTGGCTGGCAACTCACTCATCATTGCAGCCATCTGGGGGGATGCCCACCTCCATactcccatgtacttcttcctctccaacctaTCTTTTGTGGACATCTGCTTTACAAATGTCATTGTGCCAAGGATGCTAGCAAACATGTTGAGCAAGAACAAGAAGGTTCCCTTTGCCCAGTGTCTCACACAGATGTATTTCTTTGTGACCTGTGCAATCACTGACAGCTTCCTCCTGGCTGCCATGGCTATTGACCGCTACATGGCCATCTGTAACCCGCTGCATTACACCACAACCATGAGCCCCCGGCGCTGTCTCCTGCTGGTGATGGCATCCTGGGTGCTGTCCCACCTCCACTCACTCACCCACACGATTCTCATGGCCCGCCTAACCTTCTGTGGGCCCAACGTCATCCACCACTTTTTCTGTGACGTCCAGCCACTGCTGACACTCTCCTGCTCTGACACCTCCATCAATGAGCTTTTGGCCTTCACAGAGGGCTCCTTTGTGATCATGAGTCCCTTCATCTTGATCATTGTCTCTTATGTTTTTATCACCCGTGCTGTTCTGAGGGTCCCTTCCAGGGGAGGCAGGTACAAGGTCTTCTCCACCTGTGGATCCCACCTCACGGTTGTGGCACTATTCTATGGGACTGCCATTTCTGTGTACATTCGCCCTTCATCCACCTACTCAGTGACAAAGGACCGTGTGGTCACTGTTATTTATACAGTGGTAATCCCCATGCTGAACCCTTTTATCTACAGTCTTAGAAACAAGGACATGAAACGAGCCTTGGGAAAGCTGACTAggagaaaagaatag